One Methanolobus sp. WCC4 DNA segment encodes these proteins:
- a CDS encoding ATPase domain-containing protein — protein MKTKFPIHTTLSADAIKVLERYEKELGAKNVVLEKALLNLDSTRFKAKLDTQNIDRIIKRVPTGIPGMDDFLEGGFPKGFAVILTGPPGTGKTTFSMQYLMEGVKNGERCIFFSFEERAQQLVQHFARFGWDVGKYIDDGYLEIFGISMLTSEEMMEIIDSHKPERIVFDSLNVLTAPADFRTSTSWRGLHRLLKKNMTTAILVTEKSHGIEKKEYDEFDFLGDGVIFLDFIQTNDIDTTPMPVLAVQKMRATRVDHTPQPFRFTNNGIAKYRALNLPSKVLQDRIEKRRAERLSMSGDEI, from the coding sequence ATGAAAACCAAATTCCCTATTCATACTACATTAAGCGCAGATGCGATAAAAGTCCTTGAACGATATGAAAAAGAGCTTGGTGCGAAGAATGTCGTGCTTGAAAAGGCTCTTCTTAATCTTGATTCCACTCGTTTCAAAGCTAAGCTTGACACCCAGAACATAGACCGTATCATCAAAAGGGTACCTACGGGCATACCCGGGATGGATGATTTTCTGGAAGGTGGCTTCCCTAAAGGGTTTGCTGTTATTTTGACCGGTCCGCCGGGCACTGGCAAGACTACCTTTTCCATGCAGTATCTGATGGAGGGTGTGAAGAATGGTGAAAGGTGTATCTTCTTCTCATTCGAGGAAAGGGCACAACAGCTTGTGCAGCATTTTGCCAGGTTCGGATGGGATGTAGGTAAATATATCGATGATGGTTATCTTGAGATATTCGGTATCTCAATGCTGACCTCGGAAGAGATGATGGAGATAATTGACTCTCATAAGCCCGAAAGGATAGTTTTCGATTCCCTTAATGTGTTAACTGCCCCGGCAGATTTCCGCACTTCTACGTCGTGGAGAGGTCTTCACAGGTTGTTGAAGAAGAATATGACGACTGCCATTCTTGTGACCGAGAAATCCCATGGTATAGAGAAAAAGGAATATGATGAATTCGACTTCCTTGGTGATGGGGTTATCTTCCTTGATTTCATTCAGACGAATGATATCGACACAACTCCTATGCCAGTGTTGGCAGTTCAGAAGATGAGGGCAACGCGCGTTGACCATACGCCTCAGCCTTTCCGTTTCACGAACAATGGTATAGCTAAATACCGGGCTCTCAACCTCCCTTCAAAGGTCTTGCAGGACAGGATCGAAAAGCGCAGGGCAGAGAGACTTAGTATGTCAGGCGACGAAATATGA